Genomic window (Trueperaceae bacterium):
GTGAGGGCGACGAGGGCGAGCGCGACCGTCCAGGCGAGGATCGCCGTGCCCGGCCCCAAGGGGGCGGCCCCCGCCCGGGGGGCCGGCGTCGCGCCGGCCGGGGGGGTGCCGGCCGCCGCGGCCGAGCTGCGCTTTTTCCGTGCTGGAGGGCGCTCGCTCACGCCGCGAAGGCTACCACGGGGGGCGGGGCGCGGGCGGTCGGGTACCCTCCCGGCATGGCGACGCCCCCCTCCCCCGAGCGGCCGCGGCCGGCGTCCACCGCGCCGCCCCCCGACGACGTCGCGGCGTTGGGGGCCGACCACCCGGGCGCCCCGCACCCCGACCGCGACGTCGCCGGGCCGGCGGGCCGCGCGGAGGTCGAGGCGTTGCGCGCGGCGGCGGCGACGACGCCGTTGGCCCCGCGGGTGTGGGTCCCGGCGTCGGTGGAGGCGGCGTTCTACCGCCTCAACCGCCTCCCGCCGCGCCTCGAGGCGCTGTTCGACGGGGTCGCGGGGCCCGATCCGGACGAGGACGACGTCGAGGACGTCGCGCCCGCGGCGCGCGCGTTGATCGCGGAGCACGCGCTGATGGACCTGTTCGTCGAGGCGTTCTACGAGGCCCTGCGGCCGCTGCCCTCGACGGTGCGGGTGCGGCGCCTGGGGGCGGCGGGGCGCGTCGCGGTGCGGGGTCGGCCGGCGCTGTTGGCGTTGCGCGCGACGTGGGCCGACGACTTCGCCGACGAGGCGATCGTCCGGCGCCTGCGGGCGGGCGGTTCGGTCGTGCCCCCGGCGCGGGGCACCGTCGTGCACGCCGACGACGTCGCGGGGGCGTCCGGGTTCGTCGACGTCGAGGGGGCGCTCACGCGCCCTGCATAGCCTTCCGGCTTCGTGCATGACGGCGGCACTCCGTTTGACGAGCCGCCCGGGGAGTGGTACACAACGGGTCGACCCAGCGGGCCGTTCTCGTCGCATGTCCCACCCGCGGGCCGCGCGGCGGTTTGCCGCGCGCATCGTTCCGGAGCCGCGCGACCCCGCGGTTCTCCATTCACGTAAGGAGACGACGTATGCACCGAGCCCTCACGATTGCTCTGTCCTTCGCCGCCGTGGCGTTCGGCGGAGCCGCCCTCGCGCAGACCCCGATCGAGGACGGCGTCCTGACCGTCGCGATGTCGGGCGGCTACCCGCCGTTCTCGATGCCGGCCGAGGACGGCACCATCATCGGCTTCGACGCCGACACCGCGCACGAGCTCGGCGACCTGCTGGGCGTCGAGGTGGAGATCGTTCAGGCGGAGTTCAGCGGGATCATCGGCGGCGTGCAGGCCGGCCGTTTCGACGCCTCGATCGCGTCGCACGCCCGCACCCCCGAGCGCGAGCAGGCGGTCACCTACCTGGACATCCCCTACTACTACGGCGGCGGACAGTTCTTCGTGCCGGCCGACAGCCCGTACGACTCGTTCGAAGCGCTGATCGAGGACGGCGGCACGATCGCCGTCGATCGCGGCGGGACGAACCAGCAGTGGCTGGAGGACAACGGCTACGGCGACAACACCGCGACGTACGCCGACGTGCCGACCTCGCTGCAGGCGATCCAGGCCGGCAACGCCGAAGCGATCTTCACGAACCCGATCGTCGGCAGCCAGGCGTTCCAGACCGCCGGCATGACCATGGAGCCGCTCGGTGGGCTCGTCTTCCAGGAGAACGCCTGGATCACGATCGCCGACGGGCAGCCGGGCTTCAAGCGCCTCCTCGAACTGGCGCTGCAGGAGCTGCAGCAGAACGGTACGATGCAGGTGCTCAGCGAGCGCTGGATCGGCCTCGACATCGTCACGCCCCCGAACTGAGGGCGCTACCCAGAGTCGTCGCGCGGTCGGCCCCTCGTGGGTCGGCCGCGCTCTCGTGAGGAGTCGGCATGATCGCCTACGTCCAAGACCTGTTCACGACCGTGTTCACCCCCACGACGCTGGGGCGCCTGTGGGAGGGCACGCAGGTCACCGCCGCAGTGACGCTGTTGGCGGGGACCTTCGGCCTGGCGTTGGGGCTCGCGTCCGCCCTCGGGCGGATGTCGCGCTTCTGGCCGGTGAAGCTCATGGCGATCGCCTACGTCGAGTTCTTCCGCGGCACGCCGCTGCTGGTGCAGTTGTTCATCCTCTGGTTCGGCCTCCCGACCCTGCCCTTCTTCTCCTGGGAGAGCGCCTTCCAGGCCGGCACCGTCGGGATGAGCCTGTACGGCGGCGCGTACTTCTCCGAGATCATCCGCGGCGCCTTCGCGTCGGTCCCACCCGGACAACGCGAAGCGGCGATGGTGCTCGGGCTGAGCCGAGTGCAGAACTTCCGCTTCGTGCAGCTGCCCCAAGCGACGCGGCTCGCGATCCCGGCGCTCGGCAACCAGTTCATCTCCTTGATCAAGGACTCCACGCTCGTGACCGTGATCAGCGTGCACGACCTGTTGTTCCAGGCGGACAACGTCGTCTCGCGCACCTTCCGCCCGTTCCCGGTCTACATCGGCATCGCGATGGTGTACCTCGCGCTCAGCAACCTCGCGTCGCTCGGGGTGAACCGCCTCGAGGCGTACTACAACCGGCCGTACCGCGGCTCCGTCTGAACCGCCGGC
Coding sequences:
- a CDS encoding transporter substrate-binding domain-containing protein, with protein sequence MHRALTIALSFAAVAFGGAALAQTPIEDGVLTVAMSGGYPPFSMPAEDGTIIGFDADTAHELGDLLGVEVEIVQAEFSGIIGGVQAGRFDASIASHARTPEREQAVTYLDIPYYYGGGQFFVPADSPYDSFEALIEDGGTIAVDRGGTNQQWLEDNGYGDNTATYADVPTSLQAIQAGNAEAIFTNPIVGSQAFQTAGMTMEPLGGLVFQENAWITIADGQPGFKRLLELALQELQQNGTMQVLSERWIGLDIVTPPN
- a CDS encoding amino acid ABC transporter permease, which produces MIAYVQDLFTTVFTPTTLGRLWEGTQVTAAVTLLAGTFGLALGLASALGRMSRFWPVKLMAIAYVEFFRGTPLLVQLFILWFGLPTLPFFSWESAFQAGTVGMSLYGGAYFSEIIRGAFASVPPGQREAAMVLGLSRVQNFRFVQLPQATRLAIPALGNQFISLIKDSTLVTVISVHDLLFQADNVVSRTFRPFPVYIGIAMVYLALSNLASLGVNRLEAYYNRPYRGSV